A portion of the Krasilnikovia cinnamomea genome contains these proteins:
- a CDS encoding M48 family metallopeptidase: protein MTVDDNPPARQRVTLTGISSRAWEHPADRGALTALRELRGFDDVVRGFFGMWNERGFRLSYLAGAIRVDHRQYPRVHRLFAEAAAALDVAQLPELYVRQGPVISGEAIGMDRAFVVITTAAVERLDDDELRALLGHELGHVRSGHAVYKTIMTILTRWVTNVSWLPIGAITLRAIIAGMYEWWRKAELSADRAGLLAGQDPAASLRLLMKLAGGGDLSQIDTAAFLEQAAEYAGGGDLRDSIHKIGMTAWSTHPVPVARAAELNRWIDSGEYTRILGGEYPRRDDDRDTSVTADVKAAAAHYSEAFRVSPDPLVTLVRRMGGGAADLGDWAGTQAGRAWGWAGNVGDAAARAARRASSQPNGGGTGDAGGGSDSAAN, encoded by the coding sequence ATGACGGTCGACGACAATCCGCCCGCGCGTCAGCGGGTGACCCTGACCGGGATCAGCTCGCGGGCGTGGGAGCACCCCGCCGACCGTGGCGCGCTCACCGCGCTGCGCGAGCTGCGTGGCTTCGACGATGTGGTCCGCGGCTTCTTCGGGATGTGGAACGAGCGCGGCTTCCGGCTGTCCTACCTGGCCGGGGCCATCCGCGTCGACCACCGGCAGTATCCGCGGGTGCACCGGCTCTTCGCCGAGGCCGCCGCCGCACTGGACGTGGCGCAACTGCCCGAGCTCTACGTGCGGCAGGGGCCCGTCATCAGCGGTGAGGCGATCGGCATGGACCGCGCGTTCGTGGTGATCACGACGGCGGCGGTGGAGCGGCTCGACGACGACGAGCTGCGTGCGCTGCTCGGGCACGAGCTGGGACACGTACGCAGCGGCCACGCCGTCTACAAGACGATCATGACGATCCTCACCCGGTGGGTCACCAACGTGAGCTGGCTGCCCATCGGCGCCATCACGCTGCGGGCCATCATCGCCGGAATGTACGAGTGGTGGCGCAAGGCGGAGCTGTCCGCGGACCGGGCCGGGCTGCTGGCGGGGCAGGACCCGGCGGCGTCGCTGCGGCTGCTGATGAAGCTGGCCGGGGGCGGTGACTTGTCGCAGATCGACACGGCGGCGTTCCTGGAGCAGGCCGCGGAGTACGCGGGCGGCGGGGACCTGCGCGACAGCATCCACAAGATCGGCATGACCGCGTGGAGCACACATCCGGTGCCCGTGGCGCGGGCCGCCGAACTGAACCGGTGGATCGACTCGGGCGAGTACACGCGGATCCTGGGCGGGGAGTACCCGCGCCGCGACGACGACCGCGACACCTCGGTCACCGCCGACGTCAAGGCCGCCGCCGCCCACTACTCCGAGGCGTTCCGGGTCTCCCCGGACCCCCTGGTCACCCTGGTCCGGCGGATGGGCGGGGGCGCGGCCGACCTCGGCGACTGGGCGGGCACCCAGGCGGGCCGGGCCTGGGGCTGGGCCGGGAACGTCGGCGACGCGGCCGCACGGGCCGCCCGCCGCGCCTCCAGCCAGCCCAACGGCGGCGGGACCGGCGACGCGGGCGGCGGCTCGGACTCCGCCGCCAACTAG